One stretch of Euphorbia lathyris chromosome 7, ddEupLath1.1, whole genome shotgun sequence DNA includes these proteins:
- the LOC136235256 gene encoding BEL1-like homeodomain protein 3, whose amino-acid sequence MMAAYHLNLSSQGDDTQNEYSQDHKLASYDELRSQRSNMEFYVDQASAAGSYSEFLSRSSLSSNKCAEFLSIGDRNEMMFIPPSSDTMNLQSIDEQFNTSPGNPIGNPVDGDSMGVSRTQLDILDTEHNFQSQGLSLSLGTEMQSAVSLPSFQYQNSNFILPSLSSPNLPLLGKWALSCEGDESNQSKGLRNPECYSGGDHDPIKAEVSNNPQCFQSHKDFHTDSYIYESSGYGNILNAKYLKPAQQLLNEVVSIKKALKQPQPGKCFDQKKETDGGRSNQSVPPTSSGMSSSPRDSSMNSSSEVSPAERQELQNKKTKLMSMLDEVDKRYKQYYHQMQFVETSFDMLVGQGAAKSYTALALQTISRHFRCLRDAISNQIEIIRKRLGEEDNGQGPIPRLRFVDQQLRQQRMLQQLGVMRHAWRPQRGLPENSVSVLRAWLFEHFLHPYPNDSEKIILAKQTGLTRNQVANWFINARVRLWKPMVEDIYKEEFGYSEANSKSSQDDASKAHGENLFASESRLEEVQDSMTSAAADGFISQQVLKMQSDHIPDSKMSKSKAKTALHSSSDGDQVTANSRVINFQHDHCYYPDKNTAHDQHGEESLLPTSLQYDISALSGFAMGNQVTLALGLQHHESDAFSMSDVNHIRGNNSIAASSMGPDTVDFHCMDPGKQQDRFGNSHLLHDFVV is encoded by the exons ATGATGGCTGCTTATCACCTCAATTTAAGCAGCCAGGGAGATGACACACAAAATGAATATTCACAAGACCACAAACTTGCTTCTTATGATGAACTGCGCTCCCAACGAAGTAACATGGAATTTTATGTAGACCAAGCATCGGCTGCTGGATCATACTCTGAATTTTTGTCCAGGAGTTCCTTGTCTTCTAACAAATGTGCTGAATTTCTGTCCATTGGAGATAGAAATGAGATGATGTTCATTCCTCCTTCAAGTGACACAATGAATTTGCAATCTATTGATGAGCAGTTTAATACATCACCAGGTAATCCAATTGGCAACCCTGTTGATGGGGATTCCATGGGGGTTTCACGGACCCAGCTTGACATTCTTGATACCGAACATAATTTTCAGTCTCAGGGGTTATCTCTAAGTCTTGGCACAGAGATGCAGTCTGCTGTTTCTCTGCCTTCATTTCAGTACCAGAATTCTAACTTTATTTTGCCATCTTTGTCGAGTCCAAATCTTCCTCTACTGGGGAAGTGGGCACTATCTTGTGAAGGTGATGAAAGTAATCAAAGTAAGGGGTTAAGAAATCCTGAATGCTATTCTGGAGGCGACCATGACCCTATAAAAGCAGAGGTGTCCAATAATCCTCAATGCTTCCAAAGCCACAAAGATTTTCATACTGATTCATATATTTATGAATCTTCAGGTTATGGTAATATCTTAAATGCTAAATACCTTAAACCAGCTCAGCAACTACTTAATGAAGTGGTTAGTATCAAGAAGGCCCTTAAGCAGCCTCAGCCCGGGAAATGTTTTGATCAAAAGAAGGAGACTGATGGTGGACGTAGCAACCAATCCGTCCCTCCCACATCAAGTGGGATGTCATCGAGCCCTCGCGATTCAAGCATGAACTCCTCGTCTGAGGTATCTCCTGCAGAACGACAAGAATTACAGAACAAGAAGACAAAGCTTATGTCCATGTTGGATGAG GTTGACAAACGATACAAGCAGTATTACCATCAAATGCAATTTGTGGAGACATCATTTGACATGTTAGTGGGTCAAGGGGCAGCTAAATCATACACCGCACTTGCACTCCAAACAATTTCTCGTCACTTCCGCTGTTTGCGTGATGCAATAAGCAACCAGATAGAAATCATAAGGAAAAGGCTTGGGGAGGAAGATAACGGTCAAGGACCAATACCACGCCTCCGCTTTGTGGATCAGCAACTCAGACAACAGAGGATGCTTCAGCAACTTGGTGTGATGCGGCATGCTTGGAGGCCTCAAAGGGGTCTTCCTGAGAACTCTGTTTCAGTTCTTCGAGCTTGGCTTTTTGAGCATTTCCTTCATCC CTACCCCAATGATTCAGAAAAAATCATCCTAGCAAAGCAGACAGGATTGACAAGAAACCAG GTTGCGAATTGGTTCATAAATGCGCGGGTTCGTCTTTGGAAGCCAATGGTTGAGGACATATACAAAGAAGAATTTGGTTATTCAGAAGCAAACTCTAAATCCTCTCAAGATGATGCAAGCAAAGCACATGGAGAGAATCTCTTTGCATCTGAGAGTAGGCTTGAAGAAGTGCAGGACAGTATGACATCAGCAGCTGCTGATGGCTTCATTTCACAGCAAGTTCTCAAAATGCAGTCCGATCACATTCCTGATTCAAAAATGAGCAAATCTAAAGCAAAAACAGCACTTCACAGTAGCTCTGATGGAGATCAAGTCACTGCAAATTCTAGGGTTATAAACTTCCAGCATGACCATTGCTACTATCCAGACAAAAACACAGCACATGATCAACATGGGGAGGAGAGTCTTTTGCCCACTTCCCTTCAATATGACATATCAGCTTTGAGTGGATTTGCAATGGGTAATCAGGTGACACTTGCATTGGGATTGCAACATCATGAAAGTGATGCTTTTTCCATGTCTGATGTAAACCATATTAGAGGTAATAACAGTATTGCAGCTTCCTCTATGGGACCTGACACAGTGGATTTTCATTGCATGGATCCAGGGAAGCAACAGGACAGGTTTGGCAATTCCCATCTGTTACATGATTTTGTAGTTTGA
- the LOC136235258 gene encoding BEL1-like homeodomain protein 11 produces the protein MVSQDSPPNQFLVPDCITNQNQYESHSFDAYGSSLRSCNAFPQSLGVLPSIQTLGERMCRSIDLVESPSATQESEASHTRHLMDLLGAANASNMNQQAQGLSLSLGSQMLAPQVQYRQRTINSHLFSPGYLIPAEDERKDCNPDVEQVNNDYSFTDNAFASSSNLLSRFSSNCYGTESFGIAIKDSRYLKPTQILLEEIVSLGSKAIEISNEKYVGKLFPGNRRGSLGFYSELKAELCCNSPLSADRHDLQVKIAKLIALLEEIEGRYEKYYHQMEDVVSSFEEVAGLGAAKSYTALALQAMSRHFCNLRDAIVSQINAARRKISQDLPKISSGMSRLSLIDRESGNNRISLHQLGMINSQRQAWRPIRGLPETSVTILRTWLFEHFLHPYPNDSEKLMLASQTGLTKNQVSNWFINARVRLWKPMIEEMYKEEFADSSEDSNPSLNCGSMTKEGVAADHDHSDD, from the exons ATGGTTTCACAAGATTCACCCCCAAATCAATTCCTTGTCCCTGATTGTATCACTAATCAAAACCAATACGAAAGCCATAGCTTCGATGCCTATGGTTCGAGTCTAAGAAGCTGCAACGCTTTCCCTCAGTCTCTTGGTGTATTGCCTAGCATACAGACTCTCGGAGAAAGAATGTGTAGGTCAATAGACCTTGTTGAATCTCCTTCAGCAACACAAGAATCGGAGGCTAGCCATACCCGACATCTAATGGATCTTCTCGGAGCTGCAAATGCGAGCAATATGAATCAACAAGCTCAGGGATTGTCTCTGTCCCTTGGTTCTCAGATGCTTGCTCCACAAGTCCAGTACAGGCAGAGAACTATTAATTCTCATCTATTCAGTCCCGGCTATTTGATTCCCGCAGAAGACGAAAGGAAAGATTGTAACCCGGACGTCGAACAAGTAAACAATGATTATTCCTTCACTGATAATGCATTTGCTTCATCATCAAACTTGCTAAGCAGATTTTCTTCCAATTGTTATGGAACAGAATCTTTTGGCATTGCTATAAAGGATTCCAGATATCTGAAGCCTACTCAGATTCTGTTAGAAGAAATTGTTAGTCTTGGCAGTAAGGCGATTGAAATTAGCAACGAAAAATATGTAGGGAAGTTATTTCCGGGCAACAGAAGAGGATCTCTAGGATTTTACTCTGAATTAAAAGCAGAATTATGCTGTAATAGTCCCTTATCAGCTGATAGACATGATCTCCAAGTTAAAATTGCAAAGCTTATAGCTTTGCTCGAGGAG ATAGAGGGGAGATATGAGAAGTACTACCATCAAATGGAAGACGTAGTATCATCATTTGAAGAGGTAGCAGGTTTAGGAGCAGCCAAATCTTACACTGCTCTAGCACTCCAAGCAATGTCCAGGCATTTCTGCAATCTAAGAGATGCCATAGTGTCTCAAATTAATGCAGCAAGAAGAAAAATTTCACAAGATTTACCGAAAATCAGTAGCGGAATGTCTCGACTTAGCCTGATCGATAGGGAGAGTGGAAATAACAGGATTTCTCTTCATCAGCTTGGAATGATTAACAGCCAAAGGCAAGCATGGAGACCCATCAGGGGCTTGCCAGAAACTTCTGTAACGATACTCCGGACTTGGCTTTTCGAACACTTTTTGCACCC GTATCCAAATGATTCCGAGAAGCTAATGCTGGCGTCGCAGACGGGGTTAACTAAGAATCAA GTTTCGAATTGGTTCATAAATGCTCGAGTTCGGCTTTGGAAGCCAATGATTGAAGAAATGTACAAAGAGGAATTTGCAGACTCATCTGAAGACTCAAATCCATCATTGAATTGCGGTTCCATGACAAAGGAAGGTGTTGCTGCTGATCATGATCATTCTGATGATTGA